The genomic window TCTAAACATGGGGATCTGGCCAAACAGGCGGAGCAGATTCAGCAGCGGGTGGAATTGGCGTTGGGGCAGCGGGCATTGGCCAACCCGGACAACCCGCAATCCCTCAATGGTCTGCTGCGCTCTCTGGAGCAGACCGCAGCGGCGGCCATCGATACCTTTCATCGAATTCCTGAAGATGAAATCTCCGGGGTTGCCTCCAGCCGGGACCCCCGGAAAGGGCCGCGCTACTGGGCCAAGCATTTCATCGTCTTTGGGGGCTTCTCCGAAGGGGTAAACGATATCCCCACAGTGTTCCGTAACTCCACCGCTGGGCGGCAGGTCAACCAGATTTTGCTGGAGTCCGGCGTGGATATGACCCAGCCGGTGGATCAGCGCATCAAGGATCTGTTGGCGCTCTATCGGGATCATTTTATCCATACAGAGCGTCAGGTTACACAGAAGCTGGCCGCCCTTAAGGCGTTGATGACCCTGGATCAGTACACCCCTATTGAGCTGCAGCGCATTTTGGCGCTAGAACACTACAAGGTCAACCAGCGGGTGGCGGAGATCATCAAGCTGGTGGAGGAGAACAAGACCGTCTATGACGAGGTGGCTTCAGATCTGAACCTGCTCATGGCAGAGCGGGTGGCGTTGCTACAGTTGGTAGATAAGTATGGTAAGGCCATCAACACCACCTACAATGTGGCGGTCAATGTGGATGTGCCGGAGATCACCTCCATTGAAGCGTTGAAATCCGGCTCCATTCCGGTGGCCACCCATAAATCCCTGGCAGAGCTTAAAGGGTTCCTGACCGAGAAATATGGCATCGCCATGGGGGGCTTGATCCTGACGGCGATTCTCTATTTTGCCATCAGCATCGATATGGCGGACCTGATGTTCTTTATGAATTTCAGTGCCTACCTCGGGCGCAGGGATAAGCTTCAGCTTAATCAGAGGAAAGAGCGGCTGGATCAGTGGGAGAAAGATCTCATTGGCAGACTTGTGCTGTTCTACCAGGGGGGGCAGGTGGGTGCCATCCTCAACTGGTTGCCCACCGCCTCCAGTATCATCATCCGCTATGGACTGTTTAAACACGCCATGCGGGAACAGCCTCAGCTACGTCCTGAGCGGAAACGGCATGTTTTTACTGCCCTTAGGCTCTGGTTTGTGGGGCTGTTTCACACCGCACGCCACCCCCATGTCAACATTCTCAACGCCTGGTTCTACTATGCTCAGAAGACTCAAGCTGGGGATAAGACGATGGCCCAGAATCTTTTTCTGGCCTTCTATCCTGGGATCTCTTTAGGACAGGGGGTACCCAAACAGGGCTTTGCCCATCTGGAGAAGATTGCCAGAACTGGTATCTCCCAGAATCAGGAGCAGTTTGCCCTGGAGGCCAAACAGGCGGTGGAGGGGCCCCAGGAGTGCCAAGGTCCCAATTGGCGCGTTCTACTGCGCCGTGAGACTGATGGGGATTTCAGACGTTTGGAGTCCACCCTGGCCAAGCTGCAGCAGACCACCGATGAGGAGGGGAACAGCATCGCCGGGGCTGGTGTGGGCAACCGTCCCAGTAGCCTCTGGCAGCTCATCCAGGCAATTTTGCGTCAACTGCGCTGCCTGTGGCGCAGCCTGTTCTTGAGTAATTTTGCCCCCCCCATTGAGCAGTTCTCCATGGACTACACGGTGTGGCTGAAGGATCTGGAACAGAACCTGGTGGACTCCCGTAAGATTAACGAGGCGGTCAGCCATACGGTGCCCCTGGCCGAGCGGGTGGTGATGGAGTTGCCAGTATTCCATGCCACCACCTTGCTGCCGTTACAGAACCAGATTGAACAGAGTCAGGAGGATTGGGTTCTACCCTACCGGGCTCTGATTAACTACTTCCGCCCTATGCTTCATGATCTTGAGGTGGAGGCGATGCGGCTGCTGGGCTTTCACTCCCGCGCTGAAAAACTCTCCATTGAGGATCCCTGGTTGGATCAGCCCGATGAGGGCATTATTAAGCTGATGTATGACGTCTCCGAGGACTCCTTTCCCATCCTGGATAAGTTTGAGTTTTTGACCGGGCAGATCAAGGAGGCCCAGGAGAGTATTGAGCTGATTGGTCAACGGGTGACCCGGCAGAAGGGGCTTATTCAAGATATTCGCGAGAGTGAACAGCGTTTCTCTCATCTGACCATGCGGGTGCGCATGCGCAGCTATGGTCAACCCATGACTGGGCATCAGCAGGCGACCAATCTTATTGAGCGGGTCAAGCATGAGATGCAGCTTATGCTCGATACAGCCGAAGAGTTGGTTGACGGCGGTCAGGTGCCCACTGAGGCGTCTCTGACCAGTCTGCAGCAGATCCACGACCATATGAAAGAGGTAGAGATGCGCATTGATGGGGGCGATCCATCCTCGCTGGATGAGGTGTTCAACAACCCCAATTATTTGATTCCCGACGATCTCTTTCCAGATGAAGCCCCAGTCGCTGGGGAAACTGTGGAGCATCCCCCCCTTAACGACTGGGGGGAGCCTCAACCCATGAGCGACCCGCAGCCATTTGCCGGGCAGCATGGTCAACTGGAGCCCTTTGCTACCACCGGCCAGGGGATAGATGCAGCGCCTCAGCATCCCGGTCAGTCATCGCAGCAGGCCCCGATTCCGACGCAGCACGTGCCATCGCAGCAGGCCCCGGTTCAGCCGATTCCGACGCAGCATGTGCCATCGCAGCAGGCCCCGGTTCAGCCGATTCCGACGCAGCATGTGCCATCGCAGCAGGCCCCGTCGCAACAGGGGTTTGC from Magnetococcus sp. PR-3 includes these protein-coding regions:
- a CDS encoding PilZ domain-containing protein, whose product is MSEPNQKKLTILGQYGQLVVRLFDGVTEVDAPIRLLTTTSGYERLSDEESEAFFQMVSPQLLKDLTDTIRALRHHLLQEWANHSSDRHDAGPFAQAYHNFENAVRQNDEDALADNPFYDLAKLIYRLHLQALQNNFQQLLVSSEGAPDFEMPVVRSFKQIWSKGLTPEPLWRKLWHSVRRMIITSKTLLAMALFIFSTFTTSRGVNELLQMSMVEELFGSLFAGQEGEIPRAMVSWGSGVLLSSAILDYKNRIFMGMAETGKVFKGIFLTMRRNPRWFVLAFFLTFVSIFTNYDGIVTLLSKHGDLAKQAEQIQQRVELALGQRALANPDNPQSLNGLLRSLEQTAAAAIDTFHRIPEDEISGVASSRDPRKGPRYWAKHFIVFGGFSEGVNDIPTVFRNSTAGRQVNQILLESGVDMTQPVDQRIKDLLALYRDHFIHTERQVTQKLAALKALMTLDQYTPIELQRILALEHYKVNQRVAEIIKLVEENKTVYDEVASDLNLLMAERVALLQLVDKYGKAINTTYNVAVNVDVPEITSIEALKSGSIPVATHKSLAELKGFLTEKYGIAMGGLILTAILYFAISIDMADLMFFMNFSAYLGRRDKLQLNQRKERLDQWEKDLIGRLVLFYQGGQVGAILNWLPTASSIIIRYGLFKHAMREQPQLRPERKRHVFTALRLWFVGLFHTARHPHVNILNAWFYYAQKTQAGDKTMAQNLFLAFYPGISLGQGVPKQGFAHLEKIARTGISQNQEQFALEAKQAVEGPQECQGPNWRVLLRRETDGDFRRLESTLAKLQQTTDEEGNSIAGAGVGNRPSSLWQLIQAILRQLRCLWRSLFLSNFAPPIEQFSMDYTVWLKDLEQNLVDSRKINEAVSHTVPLAERVVMELPVFHATTLLPLQNQIEQSQEDWVLPYRALINYFRPMLHDLEVEAMRLLGFHSRAEKLSIEDPWLDQPDEGIIKLMYDVSEDSFPILDKFEFLTGQIKEAQESIELIGQRVTRQKGLIQDIRESEQRFSHLTMRVRMRSYGQPMTGHQQATNLIERVKHEMQLMLDTAEELVDGGQVPTEASLTSLQQIHDHMKEVEMRIDGGDPSSLDEVFNNPNYLIPDDLFPDEAPVAGETVEHPPLNDWGEPQPMSDPQPFAGQHGQLEPFATTGQGIDAAPQHPGQSSQQAPIPTQHVPSQQAPVQPIPTQHVPSQQAPVQPIPTQHVPSQQAPSQQGFAPLSPGQLPTGHYPSPQPPAEVIPAPLAPQQPPPEPAAPVVRRSRYAENRWPQQQPAQRVQPTPSDTMAMPQVRTSVASPALPGAQVPPAEPPPLVVELSKTRRRGERVQHASKVEFVNENGWIYRGLTEDISVTGVRVMMKDPLDGIHSGETGAFFLMEHSNERGFPCQIVRVDGGQLVLNITGDLSRYSLLVMQGAFSHFNFSNRG